From one Negativicoccus succinicivorans genomic stretch:
- a CDS encoding metal ABC transporter permease → MMGMLSYEFMQRAFLAGLIVALLCPLVGMFVVIRRQSLLGDGLGHIAFAGVTGSALLGINPAIGAVILTLAAAGGIEIVRRKHLQYGDMGLALFFYGGLALAVVCSSLARIPNTSLMSFLFGSILTVNWANIGAIAIIALIVILLLGKFHTPLLLASFQPDIARTRGIRLERMNMFFALLVAAVVVIGMSIVGILLVSALMIVPVAAAHLWRRGFKKTAAIAVGYSLSMVLCGLWGAYAWDLAPGGTIVLTGLALYTLTAVLAPFLHPRNGA, encoded by the coding sequence ATGATGGGAATGCTCAGCTATGAATTTATGCAGCGCGCGTTTTTGGCCGGCCTCATTGTCGCGTTACTTTGTCCTTTAGTCGGGATGTTTGTCGTGATCCGGCGGCAGTCGCTTTTGGGAGACGGTTTGGGGCATATCGCCTTTGCCGGTGTGACGGGAAGCGCGTTGCTCGGCATTAATCCCGCGATCGGCGCGGTCATTTTGACGCTCGCCGCCGCAGGCGGTATTGAAATCGTGCGACGCAAGCATCTGCAATACGGCGATATGGGGTTGGCGTTGTTTTTCTACGGCGGTTTGGCGTTGGCGGTCGTGTGCAGTTCGCTTGCACGGATTCCGAATACAAGTCTGATGAGTTTTCTTTTCGGCAGCATTTTAACCGTCAATTGGGCGAATATTGGAGCGATTGCGATCATTGCATTGATTGTCATTCTGTTGCTCGGAAAGTTTCATACGCCGTTGTTGTTGGCCAGCTTTCAACCGGATATTGCACGTACGCGCGGGATTCGTTTAGAACGCATGAATATGTTTTTCGCCTTGCTGGTCGCGGCGGTCGTAGTGATCGGCATGTCGATCGTAGGTATTTTACTTGTAAGCGCGCTCATGATTGTACCGGTCGCGGCGGCTCATTTATGGCGGCGAGGTTTCAAAAAGACCGCTGCCATTGCGGTCGGTTACTCACTTTCTATGGTCTTGTGCGGCCTGTGGGGCGCGTACGCATGGGATCTTGCGCCCGGCGGAACCATTGTCTTAACCGGTCTGGCGTTGTACACATTGACAGCCGTTTTGGCACCGTTTTTACATCCCCGAAACGGTGCGTAA
- a CDS encoding metal ABC transporter ATP-binding protein: protein MNEWITAQNLAFWYDKEPVFNAINFTLAHGGFTLIVGPNGAGKTTLLRLLAGLLTPAEGTITIAGQSPQAWQRAGGIGFVPQHYNQNTASFPATVSEVVDLGFWGTEISHAEQIERRQALLAKVGMAEWAHKRIGDLSGGQQQRVMLAQAIAARPALLLLDEPTSGIDYTAGNMLLDLLSNIQAEQQTTIIMVTHDIARALPHADRVLCIDRTLCYDGPPHQFVTSHATGLHMAEVVG from the coding sequence ATGAACGAATGGATTACAGCGCAAAACCTGGCATTTTGGTACGACAAAGAGCCGGTATTTAACGCCATTAACTTTACGCTGGCGCACGGCGGATTTACTTTAATCGTCGGTCCGAACGGCGCCGGGAAAACAACGCTGCTGCGGTTGTTGGCGGGACTCCTGACGCCGGCCGAGGGAACGATTACGATTGCCGGCCAATCGCCGCAAGCTTGGCAACGCGCCGGCGGTATCGGTTTCGTGCCTCAGCATTATAATCAAAATACAGCATCATTTCCCGCGACGGTGAGCGAAGTAGTCGATCTCGGCTTCTGGGGAACGGAGATTTCACATGCCGAACAGATCGAACGGCGTCAAGCATTGCTTGCGAAAGTGGGAATGGCGGAATGGGCACATAAGCGCATCGGTGATCTGTCGGGAGGGCAGCAACAACGTGTCATGTTGGCGCAGGCGATCGCTGCGCGGCCGGCTCTGCTGCTTTTGGATGAGCCAACCAGCGGGATCGACTATACGGCGGGCAATATGCTGCTGGATTTGCTCAGCAACATTCAGGCGGAGCAGCAGACAACGATCATCATGGTGACGCATGATATCGCGCGCGCGTTGCCGCATGCCGATCGGGTGCTTTGCATCGACCGTACGCTTTGTTATGACGGTCCGCCGCATCAGTTTGTCACCAGCCATGCGACCGGATTGCATATGGCGGAGGTGGTCGGATGA
- a CDS encoding glycosyltransferase family 2 protein, which produces MVEMLISIVVPFFNEEDNILHFYDALCEVVAHRDESFEFLFIDDGSSDRTPLILTELAERDARVTAFILARNFGHQTALTCGLDHARGDAVVTMDGDMQHPPTMIPDLLDKWYDGYEVVQTVRLSTANVGAFKKWTSKLYYRFINSISQVQITEGGSDFRLIDRKVADSLLLFREKARFIRGLVSDIGYRQTQITFRAPARYAGESKFSLRKMVRFALDGITSYSTLPLRMALYVGVLSGIGSLLLIIYVLLIKYYFLEAVPGWATLAVMMLLFGGLQLIFLGIIGEYIGRIFAEVKDRPLYWLRGTVNQKTRH; this is translated from the coding sequence GTGGTAGAAATGCTGATTTCAATCGTTGTTCCTTTTTTCAATGAAGAGGACAATATATTGCACTTTTACGATGCGTTATGCGAAGTGGTTGCGCATCGTGATGAATCATTTGAGTTTTTATTTATCGATGACGGCTCAAGTGATCGCACACCGTTGATTTTAACGGAGCTTGCGGAACGGGATGCTCGCGTGACAGCTTTTATTTTGGCACGCAATTTCGGACATCAAACCGCACTTACCTGCGGCTTGGATCATGCCCGCGGCGATGCGGTGGTTACCATGGATGGAGACATGCAGCATCCGCCGACGATGATACCGGACCTGCTGGATAAATGGTATGACGGTTATGAAGTGGTACAGACGGTACGGCTTTCGACCGCCAATGTCGGTGCGTTCAAAAAATGGACATCGAAACTCTATTATCGTTTTATTAATTCTATTTCCCAAGTGCAGATTACCGAAGGCGGTTCCGATTTTCGCCTGATTGATCGCAAAGTGGCGGACAGTTTGTTGCTGTTTCGCGAAAAGGCGCGATTTATTCGCGGCCTGGTGAGCGATATCGGTTATCGGCAAACGCAAATTACATTCCGTGCACCAGCGCGCTATGCCGGCGAAAGTAAATTTTCGTTGCGCAAGATGGTGCGGTTTGCCTTGGACGGAATTACTTCATATTCGACGTTGCCGCTGCGCATGGCTCTTTATGTGGGAGTGTTGTCAGGCATCGGCAGCTTGCTTTTGATCATCTATGTGCTGTTGATTAAGTATTATTTCCTGGAAGCGGTTCCCGGTTGGGCCACGCTTGCTGTGATGATGTTACTTTTCGGCGGCTTGCAGTTGATCTTTTTGGGAATTATCGGTGAGTATATCGGGCGCATTTTTGCGGAGGTAAAGGATCGACCTCTGTATTGGTTGCGCGGTACGGTGAATCAGAAAACGAGACATTAA
- the alaS gene encoding alanine--tRNA ligase: protein MKGNEIRERYLRFFEERGHLHLSSFPLIPKDDPSLLLIGAGMAPLKPFFTGKVEPPRHRVVTCQKCMRTGDLENVGRTARHHTFFEMLGNFSFGDYFKQDAIQWAWQFLTEELQLDPERLYVTVHPDDKEAYALWHETVGLPDERIYKLEDNFWEIGEGPCGPCSEIFYDQGESFGTGPENAMGSDGDRFLEIWNLVFTQYNRTKDGQYEPLAKKNIDTGAGLERLAAVLQKKRNNFETDLIFPIIERAAALAGTKYNASAATDVALKVIADHSRAVTALVGDGVLPSNEGRGYVLRRILRRAVRQGKLLGINQPFMAELVDLVIDLLGQGLPDLFEKRAYIKKIAASEEARFQKTLDQGSLLLQEKIDAAKEQQKTVLGGEDVFQLYDTYGFPWELTEEIAAEAGLTIDIDGFKTAMKTQRERARQARAKVSAKVVTPDTTRLAGAGKTADETATVSEILMLGRDGVEIEAASDGESVLIILATNPFHAEGGGQLGDIGELQSATGKVEITDTKKNPDGTIYLLGDVTEGTIERGAEVTLAVDTERRHDMARNHTATHLLQAALRHVLGDHVTQAGSVVMPERLRFDFTHPEPLSSDELRAVEAEVNERILAGIATEIRELPIEEAKELGAIALFGEKYGNIVRVVEVPEVSIELCGGSHVRNTGEIGSFRILSESGIGSGIRRIEAVTGHAAYRLAKQDMNDLAQAAELLKARPQELLEKLEKLLAEKKELAQELSSLHQAQAKDQVGDLVKNAVTQDGLRIAKGIVEVADVQELRALGDMLKGRDDIQALLLGARIGEKVNLVAMADATAVARGIHAGNAVKAAAKVAGGGGGGRPDMAQAGGKDPAKLGEAIEAGVAVMLQALA from the coding sequence ATGAAGGGTAATGAAATTCGTGAGCGTTATTTACGCTTTTTTGAAGAACGCGGGCATTTGCATCTGTCCAGCTTTCCGTTGATTCCGAAAGATGATCCGAGTTTGCTTTTGATCGGGGCCGGTATGGCACCGTTAAAACCTTTTTTCACGGGGAAAGTAGAACCGCCGCGCCATCGCGTGGTAACCTGTCAAAAATGTATGCGTACGGGCGATTTGGAGAATGTCGGCAGAACCGCGCGTCACCATACATTTTTTGAAATGTTGGGGAACTTTTCATTCGGCGATTATTTTAAGCAGGATGCTATTCAATGGGCTTGGCAGTTTCTCACGGAAGAACTGCAGCTGGATCCCGAGCGTCTGTACGTGACAGTTCATCCGGATGATAAGGAAGCCTATGCGCTTTGGCATGAAACGGTAGGTTTGCCGGACGAGCGCATTTATAAACTGGAAGATAACTTCTGGGAAATCGGCGAAGGGCCGTGCGGTCCCTGCAGCGAAATTTTTTACGATCAGGGGGAATCGTTCGGCACCGGTCCTGAAAATGCAATGGGCAGTGACGGTGATCGGTTTCTGGAAATTTGGAACCTCGTATTCACGCAGTACAATCGTACAAAGGACGGTCAATACGAGCCGCTCGCCAAGAAAAACATCGATACCGGCGCCGGCCTGGAACGACTGGCAGCCGTTTTACAGAAAAAACGCAACAACTTTGAGACGGATTTGATTTTTCCGATTATTGAACGCGCGGCGGCGCTGGCGGGAACAAAATACAACGCCTCGGCGGCGACTGACGTTGCGCTTAAAGTTATTGCCGATCATTCACGGGCGGTGACGGCGTTGGTCGGTGACGGCGTACTGCCGTCGAATGAAGGACGCGGTTATGTATTGCGCCGAATCTTACGACGGGCGGTACGGCAGGGCAAATTGCTCGGTATTAACCAACCGTTTATGGCCGAGTTGGTGGACTTGGTCATTGATTTGTTGGGACAGGGCTTGCCGGATCTCTTTGAAAAGAGAGCTTATATTAAAAAGATTGCAGCCAGCGAAGAAGCCCGTTTCCAAAAAACGCTGGACCAGGGCAGCTTGCTGTTGCAGGAAAAAATAGACGCCGCAAAAGAGCAGCAGAAAACGGTACTCGGCGGCGAAGACGTTTTCCAACTGTATGATACGTACGGTTTTCCTTGGGAACTGACCGAAGAAATTGCTGCCGAAGCAGGACTTACGATCGATATCGACGGCTTCAAAACGGCAATGAAAACGCAACGCGAACGAGCGCGTCAGGCGCGTGCGAAAGTGTCTGCGAAGGTCGTGACACCGGATACTACCCGTTTGGCGGGGGCCGGTAAGACGGCAGATGAAACGGCGACGGTCAGTGAGATTTTGATGCTCGGTCGCGACGGTGTCGAAATCGAAGCGGCCTCCGACGGCGAATCGGTGCTCATTATTTTGGCCACCAACCCGTTTCATGCCGAAGGCGGCGGTCAGCTGGGCGATATCGGCGAACTGCAAAGCGCTACGGGTAAGGTAGAGATTACCGATACGAAGAAAAACCCGGACGGCACGATTTATCTCCTGGGTGATGTCACCGAAGGGACGATCGAACGCGGCGCGGAAGTGACGCTAGCCGTCGATACGGAGCGTCGTCATGATATGGCGCGCAACCATACCGCAACGCACCTTTTACAAGCGGCGCTGCGCCATGTACTGGGCGATCATGTCACGCAGGCGGGTTCGGTCGTAATGCCGGAACGTTTACGCTTTGATTTTACCCATCCCGAACCGCTTTCCTCCGACGAACTGAGAGCGGTCGAAGCGGAAGTCAATGAGCGCATTTTAGCCGGCATCGCCACCGAGATTCGCGAATTGCCGATCGAAGAAGCTAAAGAGTTGGGCGCCATCGCACTCTTCGGCGAAAAATACGGAAACATCGTTCGTGTGGTCGAAGTACCGGAGGTCAGCATCGAATTATGCGGCGGCAGTCATGTCCGCAACACCGGTGAAATCGGTTCCTTCCGGATTCTTTCGGAAAGCGGTATCGGTTCCGGCATTCGTCGCATCGAGGCGGTGACAGGGCATGCCGCGTATCGGTTGGCGAAACAGGACATGAATGATCTGGCGCAGGCGGCGGAGCTTTTAAAAGCACGCCCGCAGGAATTGTTGGAGAAACTGGAAAAACTGCTGGCGGAAAAGAAAGAGTTGGCGCAAGAGTTATCTTCATTGCATCAGGCGCAGGCCAAAGATCAGGTCGGCGATCTGGTGAAAAATGCAGTTACGCAAGACGGCCTGCGGATTGCCAAGGGCATCGTTGAAGTGGCGGATGTACAGGAATTACGCGCCTTGGGCGATATGCTCAAAGGGCGCGATGATATTCAGGCGCTTTTATTGGGCGCACGGATCGGTGAAAAAGTCAATTTAGTCGCCATGGCGGACGCGACCGCAGTGGCTCGCGGTATTCACGCGGGAAATGCGGTCAAGGCGGCGGCCAAAGTAGCCGGCGGCGGCGGTGGCGGTCGTCCGGATATGGCGCAGGCGGGCGGCAAGGATCCGGCTAAGCTTGGCGAAGCGATTGAAGCCGGTGTAGCGGTGATGCTGCAAGCCTTGGCTTGA
- a CDS encoding carbon-nitrogen family hydrolase, with protein sequence MKRTLALIQLHVEAGDKATNITNAFAHIKEAASKADIIVLPEMWTTGYNLSRLSQQVTHEGDELLQRLEAFAREQKKWIVTGSLPAKENEKVYNRTHCFGPDGAVAQYDKTHLFSLLSEPDNFAAGDQIVSAKLADIHCGLSICYDLRFPELYRKLALDGVTLVFVPAEWPTSRLVAWENLIQARAIENQMYVCAVNAVGTFKNNIFAGRSALIDPMGENVVKGDQNEAILYGEYDSDVVEKTRARMSVFADRRPEVYGGK encoded by the coding sequence ATGAAGCGTACGCTGGCATTAATTCAGCTGCATGTCGAAGCGGGAGATAAAGCAACCAACATAACGAATGCATTTGCTCACATTAAAGAAGCGGCTTCTAAGGCCGATATTATCGTGTTACCGGAAATGTGGACAACGGGTTACAATTTGAGCCGTTTAAGTCAGCAGGTAACGCACGAAGGCGATGAACTGCTGCAAAGGCTGGAGGCGTTTGCCCGTGAGCAGAAAAAGTGGATTGTAACGGGCAGCTTGCCGGCGAAAGAAAATGAAAAAGTATACAATCGCACGCATTGTTTCGGGCCGGACGGCGCGGTGGCGCAGTACGACAAGACCCATCTTTTCAGCTTGCTTTCCGAACCGGATAACTTTGCAGCAGGAGATCAAATCGTTTCGGCGAAGCTCGCGGACATTCATTGCGGTTTATCCATCTGCTATGATTTGCGTTTTCCGGAACTGTATCGCAAATTGGCTCTGGACGGTGTTACGCTCGTCTTTGTGCCGGCGGAATGGCCGACTTCGCGGCTGGTCGCGTGGGAAAATCTGATTCAGGCGCGCGCCATCGAAAATCAGATGTATGTGTGCGCGGTGAATGCGGTCGGCACTTTCAAAAACAATATTTTCGCCGGGCGCTCCGCCCTGATTGATCCGATGGGGGAAAACGTAGTAAAAGGCGATCAAAACGAAGCCATTTTGTATGGCGAATATGACAGCGACGTAGTCGAGAAAACACGCGCCCGAATGAGCGTTTTTGCCGATCGCCGGCCCGAGGTTTATGGCGGCAAGTAA
- a CDS encoding C40 family peptidase, translated as MMTRIRHWVCMAMFLVVPMAVGATYHPGDIGEDISTIQHRLGTLGYHLDADGVYGPATEDAIREFQAAHGLEADGLVGPATYRALLSRDIPTSRGDFSTMLVRRLISVAQECIGVPYLFGGSTPSGFDCSGFVQFAAKAAGLVLPRSADEQYHMGRSVSRSQMQPGDLVFFSTYTDGVSHSGIYLGGDRFISSTSSRGVVIDSLSEGYWSDCYVGAKRLI; from the coding sequence ATGATGACGAGAATACGACACTGGGTTTGTATGGCGATGTTTTTGGTAGTACCGATGGCGGTGGGGGCTACCTATCACCCGGGAGATATCGGCGAAGATATCTCGACGATTCAACATCGTTTGGGAACGCTAGGGTATCATTTGGACGCGGACGGCGTATACGGTCCGGCAACGGAAGATGCGATTCGGGAATTTCAGGCGGCGCATGGTTTGGAAGCGGACGGTTTGGTCGGCCCGGCTACCTACCGCGCGTTGTTGAGTCGTGATATACCTACCAGCCGCGGCGATTTTTCGACGATGTTGGTGCGGCGACTGATCTCCGTAGCGCAGGAATGTATCGGTGTGCCGTATCTTTTTGGAGGTTCTACTCCCAGTGGTTTTGATTGCTCGGGATTCGTTCAGTTTGCTGCCAAAGCGGCCGGACTGGTATTGCCGCGGTCGGCCGATGAACAATACCACATGGGGCGTAGCGTGAGTCGCAGTCAAATGCAGCCGGGTGACCTGGTCTTTTTCTCAACATATACGGACGGTGTATCGCACTCGGGTATTTACCTGGGAGGCGATCGCTTTATCAGTTCCACATCGAGTCGCGGCGTAGTCATCGACAGCTTGTCGGAGGGCTACTGGAGCGATTGTTATGTGGGAGCAAAACGGTTAATCTAA